The genomic DNA aaataaataaataaactttaaaaaatagtttaaaaaatcccaaaatcCAAAAATTCTGCCATCATTAAGCAGCAACTTAAATTGTGTACTTTGGTATTTTGGAAAATAGTAATATTTGCAATTATGCATAATAAGTCAAAAAAGTTACATGGAATGTTAATGTATCTTTTAAAGGAGACATCAGGTTCTAGTTTTATTATATGCTAATATGTTAATgcttaacataaaacaaaaagtttactTTATaagcaaaatttttgaaaaatgaagtgtCACTAAAAATCATAATTCCATTATGACTATACTCTCTGAGTATTTCAAAGGAAGTACAGTGAAACAGTAGAAAACCAAATTATCTCCTGATTTTCAGAGGTGTTCATGGTACACGTTTAAAAGGCTGTACCCTATGTTCTTCTCACTTAATGACATAAGAAATTTAAAGACTTTGAGACTTCAGAAAGATGCCttcaagttaagaaaataaaggcacCATGAACCAATATTGAATGATTTACCATAATTTGGAAATACAAAATTCAGGAtctgtgaagaagaaaaatttccttCTGAAACTCCAAGATGCAAGAGCATTATCAAAAGCTATTTAGAACAGTTTTCCAACTATGGGAAAGCATTTCCAGATCAGCCAAGAAGATTCCCCAGCAGAAATCCATTTACAAGGCGAAGTCACGCCCAGCTTTATAGTCCTCACCCAAATTACacagcatggaaaaaaaaaaagacttttaagtaAAAAACATGTAGTTCCAAAACACATTGCTACAGTTATGAAATAATTGTGGATCGTttcaagtaaaaattattaaaggagCAATAATTAACCACAAGGGGGCATACACACTCCTTAGATTCCAGCAGAAAGACTAAAGTAGTAACCTGCACTTTGATATACTCTACATTTTCAGTCACTTCAAATTTTCTCTCAGATGGCTACACTTTTTAAcattcaaagtttattttaaaccTAACTAAATAGATCCCAGAATACTCCTGCCCTGAAAAATAGTGTTTCAGAAGTCTCTGGAAATGTTGCTGTTACTTCAGCAAAGGATTCAAGAGCAATTAGTTCTAATATATATTAGAAcagataaataatagaaaaatatggtCTAAAACAGTAGCAAATTTTAGTTTACTATAAATGGAAGACATAGCAAGTTTATCAAAAGAAATGGGACAAACTGTCAGAACAGCGAAAATAAGAGGGTAGGGAAAATTGATATCTCTGCGTCTGTGCCACAATATCCCTGCATTCTTCCCCCATGACCAAAGTGTTTGCAGCTTGTAATAGCAACAGAAGACCTTCACCCCAAGGTCATGGTATAAGGGGCTGGCCTGCCTCATCAGCCATGTTAAGAATATAGTTAGCCATATCATCTTCAGTGGGTGCATCTGACACCACCCAAGATTCATTTGCTCCAGTCATCTGTAGGCGACAAATAGGGCAATTCCTGTGTCGATCACTCCTATCAGAGAAGTCAAATAAAGaacagtttgtttttaattctttaaaaaaaaaataggtgtgttTGAAAAGTAATCCATgtacatggtttaaaaaaaaagtaaacagcatAAAAgtatacagtaaaaaataaatctctccttcccactccaATCTTTAATTCTTATCCTCAGGGGCAACTACTGTTACcagtttcttatatattcttctAGAGATAGACTACACATGATTAagcttgtgtgtatatatacattactgCTTTTTTTACTTgtcaatatatctttttttttttttttttacttgtcaaTATATCTTATAGGCCATTCTGTGTTAGTACATGTTAGAGCTGTCTGTTCTTTTTAAACATACACTGTGTGGACAGGCCATAATTCACTTAACTCATCTCCCACAGAAGGACATTTAAGTTTTCCCCTATCTTTTACAGCTACAAACTGTAAAAGATACAGTTAGGGGGATGGAAGCATTCAAGGTTTAAAACAGAAGATGAAACTTACATGTAGAATAATTTTTCTGACAGGGAAAAAACATATATGATCACTTAAATGAGATTATGTTTTCCACAGGGATTTTTCTGCCTTGacaaatattattttggaaatttcaaaaatacCACATTTGAGCCAGAAACATGTCATGCagggaaaatgtttttctcctcatttctcaGTGAAATCTGAGACCAAAGTAATTAAATTATATCAATTGCTCTTTGGCTTTTGTGCAAAAATTTAGAAATCTGTTCCAAAAACTATGTGAAAGCTAGAGCTGGCATATATTATTCAGATTCATTTCTGGTTCCTCAGAGATATTTTATAAGATAATAATGTGTTCTCTTCTGTGCACAAAAGTCTCAATTTTAAGAGTCAACTTCTGTTTCTGGCCAATAGGGACCAGATTTATCTTCccacttaaaacaatgaaaacactggaaaaatacatgaaacaaggCTTTCAACACTGGACATCATCAGATAACACAGGACAATAATCCCTGGGGATGAGAAGCAAAGAAGGTGAGCCCTATAATTGCCCCAGCTTATTGTCTTGAGAGCCTTCAGGCTGTAGAGCAAGCAGGAGAAACCCAGATGGAGCCTGGCAGACTCTCTGAGTTGAAGAGACACAGCTGAGACTCTTGGGAGGCCAAGGCAGCTAGAGTTCACAGGGCAGAGTACTGAAGTACTTAACTGCAGAAAGTTACACAAAGGGAGAATTCTGGAATCTACTGAAGGTCTCCTTAGGATATATTCAGCAGAGTTATGatcagtgtgtgcatgtgaggcTCAGGAATCACCCAAAAGAATGTGAAGGAACACTACCCAAAATTCACACAGGGCCTGGGATATTGCCTGCTTTCACCAGACAGACTGGAAAACCTCGTAACTCATGGAGCATTGAGCAGAGTACTCTGAAGGGTCCCCTGAAGGCCTCATTAGTGGGACATAATTAGCTCTCAACTAAACACTGCTCTGGTCCTGCCTAACAAATCataaaagcaagacccaaaaggatcaaactgttCTAAGTAACTATAttccagaacaaagctcaaggatatttataggaatacaaaaatatccagtacccaaaaaggtaaaaatcacaGTGTCTGGCACCCAGTCAAGAACTACCAGGcataaaaagaagcagaaaaatacaagcccaaatgaagaggaaaaatcaATCAAAACCAATCCAGAGCagacacagatgttagaattagcagggaaagaaaattaatggTTATAACAATCATATTCTATGTATTAAAAACACTAGAGGAAAGACCAAACATTTGAAGTAGAGAGAtagaagatattaaaaacatttttttaatgtttatttatttttgacagagagagagacagagcatgagcaaggtggggggggggaggggtggtgcggaaagagagagggagacccagaattctgagctgtcagcacagaacccgatgtggggcccgacaTCACGgggagtgagatcatgacctgagccgaagttggacgctcaactgactgtgccacccaggcgccccaagatatggaagatattttaaaaactcaaacttCTTGACATGAAAACTATAATGTCTGcaataaaaaatacactggatggGATTACTGACAAATTAGACATTGccaaaaaaaaagattgacaaatttgaaaagatctaGCAATGTTAACtctccaaaatgaaaacatagagaaaatgatttttaaaaggaaaagagcaaCAGTGAGCTGTGGGACAACTTTAAGTGGTCTAATATATGTGTAACTTGAGTCCTAGGAGAAGAGtgagaacaaaaatatatttaagaaaataatggctgaaaattttccaaaattgatgaTGCAATAAACCTACAAATCCAAGGAATTCAGTGAACACTAAGCACAAGGAACGTGAAGAAAACTACTagaaggcatatcataatcaaacttctcaaatcaatgataaaaaaaaaaacccttaaaagcagccagaggaaaaaaaggcatattatctacagaggaaacaaagataagaatgataGCATATTTCTCATAGGAAACAATGCAAGAAAAATGAGGGTGGAGCGAGAGCAACATCATTAAagtcctgaaagaaaaaatagtattagtctagaattctatacccagaaaaaatatctttgaaaaacgATGTTCAGACACTCAAGAACGTTCtatggaatctacaaaaaagctaTCAGAACTAATAAATGGGTTTAGTAAGGTTGTAGGATAAAGgattaatacacaaaaatctattgcagttttatatactagcaacaaatgatcagaaattgaaataaaaaatactcttaaaatagcctaaaatacaaaataattagaGATAAATCTATCAAAGATTTAtaatactgaaaactacaaaaattgaTGAGACAAGTGAAAGAgctgaataaatggagaaatacacTGTGATTGTGGACTAGAAGACTTAATGTTGTTAAGAAGTCAACACTTGCCAAATCAGTCTATTTATTTAATGCAATTTTAACCAAAATCCTTATAGCTGTTTTGAAGAAATTGACAGTTGACTCTAAAACTCATTTTGAAATGCAAAAGAACTAGAATAGGCAAAACAACTTTGacaaggaagaacaaagttggaggactaacATTCCCTGATTTTAAGACTCAAAGCTACATTAATCAAGGTAGTGTGGTATTGTTATGAaataaacagatcaatggaacagaagagaatccagaaatagacccatgtgTATTTAAACAAATGATTTACAATAAAGGTGAAGGGGCAATTAGTGAaggaaagatagtcttttcagtaAAATGTGCTGAAGCAACTAGATAGCCATAGGCAAGAAAAGAATTTTGATCAatacctcacatcatatacaaaaaattaactcaaaacggatcatagatataaatgtaaaacctaaaattataGAGCTTccaaaagaacagaggaaaatcCTTGTCACTTTAGGTTAGacagatttcttagatatgacactaaaatCACTATGCTTAAATAACAAACTGAtaattggacctcatcaaaattaaaaacttctactctatcaaagacattcttaagagaatgaaaaggcaaatcacaaagtgggagaaaatattttcaagtcaaATATCTGATATGTATTcataatatagaaagaactctaAAACTTAATACCAAAACAACCCAataaagaaataggcaaaagatgtGTGTGGGCACTTCACCAAAGACAGACAGGTGgtaaattaacatataaaaagatgctcaacatcatcaatCAGTAGGGAAACGCAAactaaaactgcaatgagataccactacacatctgttagaatggctaaaataaaaggaCTGACCATacttaccagaggggaggagagtagggggatgggtaaaacaggtgaaggggattaaaaataCACTTCTTTTGATGAGCACTAATAtatggaactgctgaatcactatattatacagctgaaactaacataacactgatGTTAacaacactggaattaaaaaaacaaaaaaacgaaaaacaaaaacaaaaacaaaactgaccaTACTAAGTACTGGCAATGTTGTGGAGCAACTAGAATtgtcatacactgctggtggcagtgcaaaatggtacaaccacttttgGGAAACAGgaggcagtttctttaaaaggttAAACATATACCCACCATATGATCTAGctattctacttctaggtatttaaccaagagACACCCAAAATACATGTCCATAAAAAGACTTGTCTACAAATACATATAGCAGCTTCATTTGCAATACCTAAAAATTGGAAGCAATCCAATGTCCATAATGGGTGAATAGATAAGTAAACTGTGGTATACCATACAATGAACACTACTCagaaaaaaagttgggggggggggactactgATagcatgctataacatggataaatctgaaaataattctattgaatgaagaaaaaaagagtgcatgttatataatttcatttaaaaagattctagaaaatccaaattattttataatgactaaaagcagattagtggttgtctggGGACTGGAAGTGTTGGGAAAGAGACTTTACAGTGGGGCACAAAATAACTTTTGGGGTGATTTGGGGAGGATAAATTTGTTCATTGTGATGACATTTTTTATGGGTGTATATATGTCAAAACACCAAActgtactttaaatatatgtagtttattgtatgtcagttataaaGTCACCTAAatgcttgatttttattttgtaaaataacgTGCTTGACTAGCTGATCTCTAAAGTTCTCTCCAGGTCCAATAATCTAATATTCAAGGATTCATATTATTCCTTTTAATCATATATAGAGGCAAAATACAGAAATGaggacaaaaatgaagaaaaagggaagcTTGTGATTCTAGACTCAAGTCAGGCACAAATCTTACAGCAAAAGTAAAATGCCAAAATTAAGATACACTGCCACATTTCATAAagttaaagtataaaaatgtttttaaccagAAGAGGAAGCATGTTATACAATCCAAAGTACTAAAGAACAAAATCTTTTACACTTAACTACACTATTATTGTATCCTTTGAAGTTTATTCATGTACTTTTCCATTTGATCTGTGCCCATCCCTTGAAGGCAGCAGATAACTTACCATTTATCAATGCACTTCTGACAAAAGCTGTGAGCACAAGGCAGGATGAGGTCAGCTCGACCATCCATACAGATACAACACTCCTCCTCGTCAGTCAGCTGCTTCACCCTGCAGTGTGAAAACGGAGCTAGAGCAACAATATTCTCTGCTGTCATTGTGCTTTAAACTTTGTCTCCAGTGCCTTAGAACGCATTATCAGCATCTGTGTGCCCTCAGCATGAAGCAAAACATGACTCAGGCAAAATAAGACTAAATTAACATCACTTTTAGGGACAGCAAACATTAGGGAAGAAGTACTAAGAGGGACAAATTTCATAAAGAAAGACTGGATAATAGATGAACACTGTGATGatcaaaaagaatacataaactAAAACTGGAAATACTCAGgtctttctgaaaataataggcccttttgtttttaaatttttttttaatgtttatttttgagagagagagagcgcgcgtgcgtGCGCTTGTGcacgagggggggaggggcatagagagagggagacacagaatctgaagcagtctccaggttccacgctgtcagctcagagccctatgtgggggtagggctcaaactcatgaaccggaagatcgtgacctgagtcaaggtTGGACTGGGCCATACAGAGGCCCCCATATTAGGTCCTTTCAATTATATCACATTTACATAAATGAATTCGACTGACAGAAGATTTATTTGCCATGTAGGATACAAAGCTCTTTAAATTATGGACcttgttgggatgcctgggtggctcagtcagttaagtatctgactatttcagctcaggtcatgatctcacagttcatgggattgagccccgtgtcaggctcctgccagctcagaacctgcttgggattctctctctccccttgtctttgcctcttccctgctcactcattttgtgtctgtctctcccaaaatgaataaacattaaaacaacagcaacaacaaaatacagaaaagaaaagcctAAACATTGCCAGTCATGCTCTAAAATTCACTTGGCATTTCAGTAATATTTGTACAGCCCAAACCTAGAAAACCAAACAATCCTATAAACAAcaaatgataaaaggaaataacaatTTTACTACAATATAGTATTTGGAAACCAGTTGGTTAAGAATAGACCAGAAAATGCAACTGTAAAAGAACcaataaaagagaaattcttGCTAAACATACTCTTAATTTAAGGTAAAAGACACTGTCAATACAGATTTTCACTGTCTATTCAGTATGACAATAAGACAGGATGTCAACATGTCTGGATCCACCAAAGACTTTTTCCAATGAGgcatttacaaatttaaattatGGTCATGGTTGTCAAATGGCAACAGGTGGGAGTGTTCACATGCAAAAAGCAttatagagaaggaaaagaaagtttaaatagAACAATAATATATTAGGCCTGAGTAAACAAATTCCATCAAAGAAAACTCTGGCtgacttcatttcttcctgttataAGAGAGATATTAATATCCTTTGTCATTAAATGCAAGCATATAGAGTGGAGAGTGCATTCATGGAAACTGGGTTGATAGAAGCATTACCTGGTGTGAGtcactttaatttttctataatttggcaCTTAACAATGTCATGAAGCACAGACATCCAAAAACTGATCAGCTGAGATAAGAAGTAATGTGATTTAAGATATCACAAAGAGCACCAGCAAATATTACTGAGATTTCAGCAGCTTGCatattggaaaagaagagaaacatggtACTTATGTACTGTATACCTTCCCATCCAAAGACTAGCCTGACATGATGTTACAGATGATGAGTTTTCATCAGGGTCTTCAGAGGTGGAGCTCATTGCCAATACTCCTGATGCTTGACTTGTGATGTCTTTATAAAGCTGAATAAACTGGTACAAATTCATGATCCGTGATGCTTCCACAATGCCAGTGCTTTTGTTAAtctacaaatacaaagaaaatgaaaaaaaaagttcataatttctttgaccaatttttttttcaagtttttatttaaattccagttagttaacatgcagtgtaatattagtttcaggtgtagaatttagtgattcatcacttacatacatcacctggtactcatcacagcaagtgccctccttaatcctcatcacctattcaATCCATCCCCCTTCTCTAATCATTTTTCCCAAGAGGGGGGAACAGATATTTAGTCAAACATCCTAGGAAGTAAAATTTTTCAAGGTTTGCAAACTACctaacaagagagaaaaagaatgtctgagcaaatgaataataaatgtcATGTCTCCTACATTTATGGAAGTCAAAGTACTTGCACACATGTATCTCATTTGATACTCAAAATAACCCTGTAGGCATCACCCTGTTTAGAGTTGATGATGTCAGATGACTTTCCCAGACctaaaaaatgaatttcagagaCCAGTATTGACaattctttttaacttcttaacGAATTTCTTAACTAAAAGATTTATTTGAATCCAACAACCACATGCCATTCTACTATAACTGAAACAACCAACTGCTTTCTTGAATATCTTAAGTTCTATTTTACACTAAAACTTccaaactaaagaaagaaaattacactaAAGTAAATCCTAAGAAAAAGTGGTTGAATTCTTCCCAGAAGGCTATTTTGTTTTGGCAAAAAAACTCATTTAGTATAAAGTGGAACCAGTGGCCTACAGATTGTACCTCTCCCCACCCTCGcttacattcttttattattattattttaaagtttatttatttattttgagagagacagaggggggcagatgaaaagaaagagaatcccaagcaggctcggatggataaaaacaatacaattcatgaagttccttttttaaagtttatttatttattttgaaagagacagagaaagaccgagagtacaagcaggggagggccagagagagagggagagaaagagaatcccaagacggctctgtactgacagcacagagcctgaggcagggccagaacttacaaactgtgagatcatgacctgagccaaaaccaatagtcagatacttaactgactgagcccccaggtgcccctcatgaagTTTCTTAATAGCCATTGTAGTCCATAATTTTAATTAACccattaatttttctaatattatttccataaaatatttcatttaaacatCATTTAGATTAGCTTTtataatgaattaaatattatttgaggATAATCATGGTAGTAACAGTCAAGACAAGGTCTTTTTGTAAATACAAAGGTTATAGCACAATTGTGTTTCAGTCGCTTAAGATTAAGAAatatgaggagtgcctgggtggctcagtcggttgagcatccggcttcggctcaggtcatgatctcatggtttgtgagttcaagccccgcgttagactctgctgacaacccagagcctggagtctaattcagattctgtgtctccctctctctctgcccctcctctctcttttctctctctctctctctctctctctctccttccctctcaaaaataaataaatcttaaaaaaaaaaaaagtttaaggagggcacttgttgtgatgagcattgggggtcgtatgtaagtcatgaatcactaaattctattcctgaaaccaatactgcactgtatgttaataaaatttaaatttaaaaaaaagttaaaaaaatgacaaggtTTCTATTATGCCTCAGCAAAGagaactagaaaatttaaaaaaaaataaaaaaattgcaaaCTGCTTTGATGAAAATGAGTTGccttaaaataaaaccttgtaattttaaccaaaaaaaattaGCAAGTTATTAATATGTAATTCTACTATACTGTATTACATGATTAAGTGTGGCTCTAACCACCAAAAGAATTTAAGTTCAGAGCTTGAAGTCTCTGTTGTCCTCACCTTGGTACAGATCACCCGTACAACCATTTTCCATAAGGCAGAGGAATCAGACCGAGGGAGTACCTCAAAAACAAGATGTTTTCCCTGGCCAGAAACCATTTTAGCAGTTCTGAAAAGAGACAAacacatttgttaattttatgaAAAGTCTTATAAAATAATGGAGCTATGAAACCAGATTCAAGAAACcctttaaaacagaagaaaatctgaagaaaatacagagacaaGTAACAATAATGATTGTAATAATTAGATTCTTAAAACACAGGGAAAGAGAATGTTTTGATTATAAACATACAACTAAGTTTTTAACGTCAACAGCATCGCTGACAGAATAATAGATCTTTTTATGTCATATCTCAATGGTTTTTTAATGTCTAACAAAGATGTCTAGAAAAAAACACATCTAAGAAATAAGGtacttaaagaaaaagtttagCTGGTTTCATTTAGccacattatttttccttatgtttatttatgtattttgggagagagagagagagagagagagagagaatatgaatcccaagcaggctccatgctgtcagcgtggagcagaatgcagggctctatctcatgaactgtgaggtcatgacctgagccaaaaccaagagttggatgcttaactgaatgagccacctgcATTTTGACTACTGCCTCAGATGTATAAAGTGTGAGAAAAAAATCTTGCTCTTGGTTGAGCCCTAATTTAAGCAACACAcagctctttgaaaaaaaaaaatttttttttttttaaatttgggacTGGATCAAGCAAACGATTTGAGACACCTTAAATACAGCTTTGCTATCTTCCTTTAGCAGAGTAATTTTGAGGGCCACAGGAttctaacataaaaatataacacCTTTAGAGGATAATTCAGTATCTTCCCATTAATGCCAAATTATATCAGATCAAAGATACACTAAGTATTATCATTAGTCACATTTCTCTCTGAGCACCAGTGGGGATATCATACTCAGAACCAAAGGATGTAGAGGTAAATAGAAGCCACCGAAAATAAAGCAACTAGCTCTAGGTAACAAAGTCTGCTAGTGAAATTCATCTGTGCCAGTTCTCAGCTGTTTTCTAGCTATTAAGCCACGCTTTTTGTATAGGTTTAACTTTATAATTCTCACACAGCATTGCACTTGTGAAATGCCCAACTCTGACCCATATAAATTAGTTTTAGGAACCAAATCCAGTCAGAACATCCTGTGCtaagtaaataaaaggaagatattCTTTACTATCACCTCTATATTACACAATAAGCTTAGCTGTGGATGCTTTCACAAGACATATTTTATCTGGTATCTTTAGaccaaaaagtaaaattttatagaacAGATGGCTTATGCATATAAATTCCGAGACTCTAAAGGGATGGCAGATGTCAATGATTACTCTTCATAAGAGTCAAAACAATAAACACCAAAAAGCATTCCACTCAGGCACCTCgatgactcagtcaattaagcattcgactcttggtttcagctcaggtcatgatctcatggttgtgagattgagcctcacgttgggctctgtactgggcgtggagcccgcttggaattctccctctctccctcccttccttcccccccccccccccccccccccccccgatgctcttgctttcaaaaagttaaaaaaaaaaaaaaaaagcattccattcattattctattaaatttattctatttttactcCTTAAAAATACAGTTCCAGAAGTAATGCCTCAAATACTACCATCTGTAtaatctaaaaaaggaaaaaaaaaggaaaaaagaaaaaggctaaaattttatgactatatttttattataaaagatcagacaatatgtaaatatacCCAGTAAAATGTACAATCTCCCTTCACTGCCCCCCTTTTCCAGCAATTCCCCAGAAGCATTGTATATATACTTACAGTTcattttctatgcatttatatgtatattcatataggatccatccatatatctatacagaatttctttttttttattaaatgaatgaaatccaGTGTTTCAAAAAGATGTTATCTTCTAagataactttaatttttaagacaTTCTTTATTCTTCATGACTGGATAACAGTAGACTCTGTATTTTAATAGCTTCTACACAGATCAGTATAAAAATTGATACAATAAAGAATAaactctgggcgcctgggtggcttgttggttaagcatctgactttgg from Panthera tigris isolate Pti1 chromosome D1, P.tigris_Pti1_mat1.1, whole genome shotgun sequence includes the following:
- the RNF141 gene encoding RING finger protein 141 isoform X1, with product MGQQISDQTQLVLSKLPEKVAKHVILVRESGSLTYEEFLGRVAELNDITAKMVSGQGKHLVFEVLPRSDSSALWKMVVRVICTKINKSTGIVEASRIMNLYQFIQLYKDITSQASGVLAMSSTSEDPDENSSSVTSCQASLWMGRVKQLTDEEECCICMDGRADLILPCAHSFCQKCIDKWSDRHRNCPICRLQMTGANESWVVSDAPTEDDMANYILNMADEAGQPLIP
- the RNF141 gene encoding RING finger protein 141 isoform X2, encoding MGQQISDQTQLVLSKLPEKVAKHVILVRESGSLTYEEFLGRVAELNDITAKMVSGQGKHLVFEVLPRSDSSALWKMVVRVICTKINKSTGIVEASRIMNLYQFIQLYKDITSQASGVLAMSSTSEDPDENSSSVTSCQASLWMGRVKQLTDEEECCICMDGRADLILPCAHSFCQKCIDKWFPKRYVKEPLHVDLLASTCLKPCEVMRMPASVPLRQSPWACTCLVPAL
- the RNF141 gene encoding RING finger protein 141 isoform X3; translated protein: MGQQISDQTQLVLSKLPEKVAKHVILVRESGSLTYEEFLGRVAELNDITAKMVSGQGKHLVFEVLPRSDSSALWKMVVRVICTKINKSTGIVEASRIMNLYQFIQLYKDITSQASGVLAMSSTSEDPDENSSSVTSCQASLWMGRVKQLTDEEECCICMDGRADLILPCAHSFCQKCIDKCQAYFVY